One Phalacrocorax aristotelis chromosome 10, bGulAri2.1, whole genome shotgun sequence genomic region harbors:
- the SEPTIN12 gene encoding septin-12 isoform X2, translated as MARLSVKEHLDGILSDFEALKKSFEVDGDEAPGSPPVSLLPSGTGECRRPLQPGHPPCSGTAAGPSPVPSPVLCSRLNTSLSTGRANGTTSTAVTCVTSFQTHRGFATGPGSDGESLRSSSSSLESPAPPQPPGSPLATGTYLKKVPSHSSVFPAELERPLHGATTSCGSLPALDLHIAEEPGTGTSPPDPQPWSTRSPATQPHTHQPPSSTLAPCDGTGLAPGLPTLPKGPGEWLPQRWDVATCTLPRPQLRVSLSASPGPAHRPPPLPQGQGEAGPAPTTPSLGRAEGLPPPPPAPQAAPFKLVSQPQTVQVSSQPAFLGGLVLVPALGTPAAPSGAGATPSSARLVGPRGPCTAVVAPNEAADSGWAAVTPEYGSSLEPEEHSMEPPAVPEEEMPLTVAPGPAGCQLFGYVGIEAVLDQMKIKTMKTGFEFNIMVVGQSGLGKSTMVNTLFKSKVSRKASQPGQEERIPKTVQLQSITHVIQEKGVKMKLTVTDTPGFGDQINNENCWEPIIKYINEQYERYLHEEILITRKRKIPDTRIHACVYFIPPTGHWLRPLDLEFMQRLSKIVNVVPVIAKADTLTLEERAEFKQRIQEDLKTHAISMYPQEDFDQDPDDRALNDRIREKIPFAVVGADQEHQVNGKRVLGRKTKWGIIEVENPAHCEFPLLRDLLIRSHLQDLKDVTHNVHYESYRVQRLNESNQPVLSPLDGPPSKGEGGSNL; from the exons atGGCCCGGCTCTCTGTCAAGGAGCACCTAGACGGGATCCTCTCCGACTTCGAAG CGCTCAAGAAGTCGTTTGAGGTGGATGGGGATGAGGCACCCGGCTCCCCACCCGTGTCCCTGCTGCCCTCAGGCACCGGCGAGTGCCGCCGGCCGCTGCAGCCGGGCCACCCACCCTGctctggcactgctgctggccccagcccagTTCCCAGCCCCGTGCTGTGCAGCCGGCTCAACACCAGTCTCTCCACTGGCCGAGCCAACGGCACAACCAGCACTGCCGTCACCTGTGTTACCTCCTTCCAGACTCACCGGGGCTTTGCCACAGGGCCAGGCAGCGACGGCGAGAGCCTCCGCAGCTCATCCTCCAGCCTGGAgagccctgcacccccccagccGCCAGGCAGCCCCCTGGCCACTGGCACCTACCTGAAGAAGGTCCCATCCCACAGCAGTgtcttcccagcagagctggagcgtcctctccatggggccaccaCCAGCTGTGGCTCGCTGCCGGCACTGGACCTGCACATTGCTGAGGAGCCAGGGACGGGGACGTCCCCACCAGACCCCCAGCCATGGAGCACCCGGAGCCCTGCAACCCAGCCCCACACCCACCAGCCTCCCTCCTCCACCCTGGCCCCGTGTGATGGCACTGGGctggccccagggctgcccacGCTCCCCAAGGGGCCAGGGGAGTGGCTGCCACAGAGGTGGGATGTGGCCACCTGCACGCTGCCTCGGCCGCAGCTGAGGGTCAGCCTCAGCGCCAGCCCTGGCCCAGCCCACCGGCCCCCACCGCTCCCCCAGGGCCAGGGGGAGGCAGGCCCAGCCCCCACCACCCCgtccctggggagggctgaggggctgccaccaccaccaccagcgCCCCAAGCTGCCCCCTTCAAGCTGGTGTCCCAGCCACAGACGGTGCAAGTGAGCTCCCAGCCTGCCTTCCTCGGGGGACTGGTGCTGGTGCCGGCCCTGGGaaccccagcagcacccagtgGAGCTGGGGCAACCCCCTCCAGTGCCAGGCTGGTGGGGCCGCGGGGACCCTGCACGGCGGTGGTGGCTCCCAACGAGGCTGCAGACAGTGGCTGGGCTGCGGTGACGCCAGAGTACG GGAGCAGCCTGGAGCCCGAGGAGCACAGCATGGAGCCACCTGCTGTGCCAGAGGAGGAGATGCCCCTCACTGTGGCACCTGGCCCGGCGGGTTGCCAGCTCTTCGGTTACGTGGGAATCGAAGCCGTGCTCGACCAGATGAAAATCAAAACCATGAAGACGGGCTTTGAGTTCAACATCATGGTTGTGG ggcagagcgGGCTGGGGAAGTCAACGATGGTGAACACCCTCTTCAAGTCCAAGGTGAGCCGCAAAGCATCACAGCCTGGCCAGGAGGAACGCATCCCCAAGACCGTGCAGCTGCAGTCCATCACCCATG TCATCCAGGAGAAGGGTGTGAAGATGAAGCTGACGGTGACGGACACACCAGGGTTTGGGGACCAGATCAACAACGAGAACTG CTGGGAACCCATCATCAAATACATCAATGAGCAGTACGAGAGGTACCTACACGAGGAGATCCTCATCACCCGCAAGAGGAAGATCCCAGACACCCGGATCCATGCATGTGTCTACTTCATCCCCCCCACGGGTCACTG GCTGCGCCCACTGGACCTGGAGTTCATGCAGCGGCTCAGTAAGATCGTCAACGTGGTGCCAGTGATCGCCAAAGCTGACACGCTTACCCTGGAAGAACGGGCAGAATTCAAGCAACGG ATCCAGGAGGACCTGAAGACCCACGCCATCAGCATGTACCCGCAGGAGGACTTTGACCAGGACCCAGATGACAGGGCGCTGAATGACAGGATTCGG GAGAAGATCCCCTTTGCCGTGGTGGGGGCGGACCAGGAGCACCAGGTGAATGGCAAGCGGGTGCTGGGCCGCAAGACCAAGTGGGGCATCATTGAAG TGGAGAACCCGGCGCACTGCGAGTTCCCCCTCCTGCGGGACCTGCTGATCCG gtCACACCTGCAGGACCTGAAAGACGTCACCCACAATGTCCATTATGAGAGCTACCGTGTGCAGCGGCTGAACGAGAGCAACCAGCCAGTGCTGAGCCCTCTCGATGGGCCACCCAGCAAGGGCGAGGGTGGCAGCAACCTCTGA
- the SEPTIN12 gene encoding septin-12 isoform X1, whose product MARLSVKEHLDGILSDFEALKKSFEVDGDEAPGSPPVSLLPSGTGECRRPLQPGHPPCSGTAAGPSPVPSPVLCSRLNTSLSTGRANGTTSTAVTCVTSFQTHRGFATGPGSDGESLRSSSSSLESPAPPQPPGSPLATGTYLKKVPSHSSVFPAELERPLHGATTSCGSLPALDLHIAEEPGTGTSPPDPQPWSTRSPATQPHTHQPPSSTLAPCDGTGLAPGLPTLPKGPGEWLPQRWDVATCTLPRPQLRVSLSASPGPAHRPPPLPQGQGEAGPAPTTPSLGRAEGLPPPPPAPQAAPFKLVSQPQTVQVSSQPAFLGGLVLVPALGTPAAPSGAGATPSSARLVGPRGPCTAVVAPNEAADSGWAAVTPEYGSSLEPEEHSMEPPAVPEEEMPLTVAPGPAGCQLFGYVGIEAVLDQMKIKTMKTGFEFNIMVVGQSGLGKSTMVNTLFKSKVSRKASQPGQEERIPKTVQLQSITHVIQEKGVKMKLTVTDTPGFGDQINNENCWEPIIKYINEQYERYLHEEILITRKRKIPDTRIHACVYFIPPTGHWLRPLDLEFMQRLSKIVNVVPVIAKADTLTLEERAEFKQRIQEDLKTHAISMYPQEDFDQDPDDRALNDRIRQEKIPFAVVGADQEHQVNGKRVLGRKTKWGIIEVENPAHCEFPLLRDLLIRSHLQDLKDVTHNVHYESYRVQRLNESNQPVLSPLDGPPSKGEGGSNL is encoded by the exons atGGCCCGGCTCTCTGTCAAGGAGCACCTAGACGGGATCCTCTCCGACTTCGAAG CGCTCAAGAAGTCGTTTGAGGTGGATGGGGATGAGGCACCCGGCTCCCCACCCGTGTCCCTGCTGCCCTCAGGCACCGGCGAGTGCCGCCGGCCGCTGCAGCCGGGCCACCCACCCTGctctggcactgctgctggccccagcccagTTCCCAGCCCCGTGCTGTGCAGCCGGCTCAACACCAGTCTCTCCACTGGCCGAGCCAACGGCACAACCAGCACTGCCGTCACCTGTGTTACCTCCTTCCAGACTCACCGGGGCTTTGCCACAGGGCCAGGCAGCGACGGCGAGAGCCTCCGCAGCTCATCCTCCAGCCTGGAgagccctgcacccccccagccGCCAGGCAGCCCCCTGGCCACTGGCACCTACCTGAAGAAGGTCCCATCCCACAGCAGTgtcttcccagcagagctggagcgtcctctccatggggccaccaCCAGCTGTGGCTCGCTGCCGGCACTGGACCTGCACATTGCTGAGGAGCCAGGGACGGGGACGTCCCCACCAGACCCCCAGCCATGGAGCACCCGGAGCCCTGCAACCCAGCCCCACACCCACCAGCCTCCCTCCTCCACCCTGGCCCCGTGTGATGGCACTGGGctggccccagggctgcccacGCTCCCCAAGGGGCCAGGGGAGTGGCTGCCACAGAGGTGGGATGTGGCCACCTGCACGCTGCCTCGGCCGCAGCTGAGGGTCAGCCTCAGCGCCAGCCCTGGCCCAGCCCACCGGCCCCCACCGCTCCCCCAGGGCCAGGGGGAGGCAGGCCCAGCCCCCACCACCCCgtccctggggagggctgaggggctgccaccaccaccaccagcgCCCCAAGCTGCCCCCTTCAAGCTGGTGTCCCAGCCACAGACGGTGCAAGTGAGCTCCCAGCCTGCCTTCCTCGGGGGACTGGTGCTGGTGCCGGCCCTGGGaaccccagcagcacccagtgGAGCTGGGGCAACCCCCTCCAGTGCCAGGCTGGTGGGGCCGCGGGGACCCTGCACGGCGGTGGTGGCTCCCAACGAGGCTGCAGACAGTGGCTGGGCTGCGGTGACGCCAGAGTACG GGAGCAGCCTGGAGCCCGAGGAGCACAGCATGGAGCCACCTGCTGTGCCAGAGGAGGAGATGCCCCTCACTGTGGCACCTGGCCCGGCGGGTTGCCAGCTCTTCGGTTACGTGGGAATCGAAGCCGTGCTCGACCAGATGAAAATCAAAACCATGAAGACGGGCTTTGAGTTCAACATCATGGTTGTGG ggcagagcgGGCTGGGGAAGTCAACGATGGTGAACACCCTCTTCAAGTCCAAGGTGAGCCGCAAAGCATCACAGCCTGGCCAGGAGGAACGCATCCCCAAGACCGTGCAGCTGCAGTCCATCACCCATG TCATCCAGGAGAAGGGTGTGAAGATGAAGCTGACGGTGACGGACACACCAGGGTTTGGGGACCAGATCAACAACGAGAACTG CTGGGAACCCATCATCAAATACATCAATGAGCAGTACGAGAGGTACCTACACGAGGAGATCCTCATCACCCGCAAGAGGAAGATCCCAGACACCCGGATCCATGCATGTGTCTACTTCATCCCCCCCACGGGTCACTG GCTGCGCCCACTGGACCTGGAGTTCATGCAGCGGCTCAGTAAGATCGTCAACGTGGTGCCAGTGATCGCCAAAGCTGACACGCTTACCCTGGAAGAACGGGCAGAATTCAAGCAACGG ATCCAGGAGGACCTGAAGACCCACGCCATCAGCATGTACCCGCAGGAGGACTTTGACCAGGACCCAGATGACAGGGCGCTGAATGACAGGATTCGG CAGGAGAAGATCCCCTTTGCCGTGGTGGGGGCGGACCAGGAGCACCAGGTGAATGGCAAGCGGGTGCTGGGCCGCAAGACCAAGTGGGGCATCATTGAAG TGGAGAACCCGGCGCACTGCGAGTTCCCCCTCCTGCGGGACCTGCTGATCCG gtCACACCTGCAGGACCTGAAAGACGTCACCCACAATGTCCATTATGAGAGCTACCGTGTGCAGCGGCTGAACGAGAGCAACCAGCCAGTGCTGAGCCCTCTCGATGGGCCACCCAGCAAGGGCGAGGGTGGCAGCAACCTCTGA
- the SEPTIN12 gene encoding septin-12 isoform X5 produces MVVMAPTGGCEAVWHSHSHTLWVEAPSELAAAAFHFHADGSPTQGPGRGRGGAEEEPWAAAALPILHPRSHLALVTSSQKQQPRLRPACPGSSLEPEEHSMEPPAVPEEEMPLTVAPGPAGCQLFGYVGIEAVLDQMKIKTMKTGFEFNIMVVGQSGLGKSTMVNTLFKSKVSRKASQPGQEERIPKTVQLQSITHVIQEKGVKMKLTVTDTPGFGDQINNENCWEPIIKYINEQYERYLHEEILITRKRKIPDTRIHACVYFIPPTGHWLRPLDLEFMQRLSKIVNVVPVIAKADTLTLEERAEFKQRIQEDLKTHAISMYPQEDFDQDPDDRALNDRIRQEKIPFAVVGADQEHQVNGKRVLGRKTKWGIIEVENPAHCEFPLLRDLLIRSHLQDLKDVTHNVHYESYRVQRLNESNQPVLSPLDGPPSKGEGGSNL; encoded by the exons ATGGTGGTGATGGCACCCACAGGTGGCTGTGAGGCAGTGTGGCACTCTCATTCCCACACCCTGTGGGTGGAAGCACCAAGCGAGCTGGCGGCCGCCGCGTTTCACTTCCACGCTGATGGGTCGCCCACGCAGGGCCCCGggcgaggaagaggaggagcagaggaggagccGTGGGCTGCAGCCGCCCTCCCCATCTTGCACCCCAGGAGCCATTTGGCCCTGGTGACCAGctctcagaagcagcagccccGGCTCCGGCCAGCTTGCCCAG GGAGCAGCCTGGAGCCCGAGGAGCACAGCATGGAGCCACCTGCTGTGCCAGAGGAGGAGATGCCCCTCACTGTGGCACCTGGCCCGGCGGGTTGCCAGCTCTTCGGTTACGTGGGAATCGAAGCCGTGCTCGACCAGATGAAAATCAAAACCATGAAGACGGGCTTTGAGTTCAACATCATGGTTGTGG ggcagagcgGGCTGGGGAAGTCAACGATGGTGAACACCCTCTTCAAGTCCAAGGTGAGCCGCAAAGCATCACAGCCTGGCCAGGAGGAACGCATCCCCAAGACCGTGCAGCTGCAGTCCATCACCCATG TCATCCAGGAGAAGGGTGTGAAGATGAAGCTGACGGTGACGGACACACCAGGGTTTGGGGACCAGATCAACAACGAGAACTG CTGGGAACCCATCATCAAATACATCAATGAGCAGTACGAGAGGTACCTACACGAGGAGATCCTCATCACCCGCAAGAGGAAGATCCCAGACACCCGGATCCATGCATGTGTCTACTTCATCCCCCCCACGGGTCACTG GCTGCGCCCACTGGACCTGGAGTTCATGCAGCGGCTCAGTAAGATCGTCAACGTGGTGCCAGTGATCGCCAAAGCTGACACGCTTACCCTGGAAGAACGGGCAGAATTCAAGCAACGG ATCCAGGAGGACCTGAAGACCCACGCCATCAGCATGTACCCGCAGGAGGACTTTGACCAGGACCCAGATGACAGGGCGCTGAATGACAGGATTCGG CAGGAGAAGATCCCCTTTGCCGTGGTGGGGGCGGACCAGGAGCACCAGGTGAATGGCAAGCGGGTGCTGGGCCGCAAGACCAAGTGGGGCATCATTGAAG TGGAGAACCCGGCGCACTGCGAGTTCCCCCTCCTGCGGGACCTGCTGATCCG gtCACACCTGCAGGACCTGAAAGACGTCACCCACAATGTCCATTATGAGAGCTACCGTGTGCAGCGGCTGAACGAGAGCAACCAGCCAGTGCTGAGCCCTCTCGATGGGCCACCCAGCAAGGGCGAGGGTGGCAGCAACCTCTGA
- the SEPTIN12 gene encoding septin-12 isoform X3 — MVVMAPTGGCEAVWHSHSHTLWVEAPSELAAAAFHFHADGSPTQGPGRGRGGAEEEPWAAAALPILHPRSHLALVTSSQKQQPRLRPACPGSSLEPEEHSMEPPAVPEEEMPLTVAPGPAGCQLFGYVGIEAVLDQMKIKTMKTGFEFNIMVVGQSGLGKSTMVNTLFKSKVSRKASQPGQEERIPKTVQLQSITHVIQEKGVKMKLTVTDTPGFGDQINNENCWEPIIKYINEQYERYLHEEILITRKRKIPDTRIHACVYFIPPTGHWLRPLDLEFMQRLSKIVNVVPVIAKADTLTLEERAEFKQRIQEDLKTHAISMYPQEDFDQDPDDRALNDRIREKIPFAVVGADQEHQVNGKRVLGRKTKWGIIEVENPAHCEFPLLRDLLIRSHLQDLKDVTHNVHYESYRVQRLNESNQPVLSPLDGPPSKGEGGSNL, encoded by the exons ATGGTGGTGATGGCACCCACAGGTGGCTGTGAGGCAGTGTGGCACTCTCATTCCCACACCCTGTGGGTGGAAGCACCAAGCGAGCTGGCGGCCGCCGCGTTTCACTTCCACGCTGATGGGTCGCCCACGCAGGGCCCCGggcgaggaagaggaggagcagaggaggagccGTGGGCTGCAGCCGCCCTCCCCATCTTGCACCCCAGGAGCCATTTGGCCCTGGTGACCAGctctcagaagcagcagccccGGCTCCGGCCAGCTTGCCCAG GGAGCAGCCTGGAGCCCGAGGAGCACAGCATGGAGCCACCTGCTGTGCCAGAGGAGGAGATGCCCCTCACTGTGGCACCTGGCCCGGCGGGTTGCCAGCTCTTCGGTTACGTGGGAATCGAAGCCGTGCTCGACCAGATGAAAATCAAAACCATGAAGACGGGCTTTGAGTTCAACATCATGGTTGTGG ggcagagcgGGCTGGGGAAGTCAACGATGGTGAACACCCTCTTCAAGTCCAAGGTGAGCCGCAAAGCATCACAGCCTGGCCAGGAGGAACGCATCCCCAAGACCGTGCAGCTGCAGTCCATCACCCATG TCATCCAGGAGAAGGGTGTGAAGATGAAGCTGACGGTGACGGACACACCAGGGTTTGGGGACCAGATCAACAACGAGAACTG CTGGGAACCCATCATCAAATACATCAATGAGCAGTACGAGAGGTACCTACACGAGGAGATCCTCATCACCCGCAAGAGGAAGATCCCAGACACCCGGATCCATGCATGTGTCTACTTCATCCCCCCCACGGGTCACTG GCTGCGCCCACTGGACCTGGAGTTCATGCAGCGGCTCAGTAAGATCGTCAACGTGGTGCCAGTGATCGCCAAAGCTGACACGCTTACCCTGGAAGAACGGGCAGAATTCAAGCAACGG ATCCAGGAGGACCTGAAGACCCACGCCATCAGCATGTACCCGCAGGAGGACTTTGACCAGGACCCAGATGACAGGGCGCTGAATGACAGGATTCGG GAGAAGATCCCCTTTGCCGTGGTGGGGGCGGACCAGGAGCACCAGGTGAATGGCAAGCGGGTGCTGGGCCGCAAGACCAAGTGGGGCATCATTGAAG TGGAGAACCCGGCGCACTGCGAGTTCCCCCTCCTGCGGGACCTGCTGATCCG gtCACACCTGCAGGACCTGAAAGACGTCACCCACAATGTCCATTATGAGAGCTACCGTGTGCAGCGGCTGAACGAGAGCAACCAGCCAGTGCTGAGCCCTCTCGATGGGCCACCCAGCAAGGGCGAGGGTGGCAGCAACCTCTGA
- the SEPTIN12 gene encoding septin-12 isoform X4 translates to MEPPAVPEEEMPLTVAPGPAGCQLFGYVGIEAVLDQMKIKTMKTGFEFNIMVVGQSGLGKSTMVNTLFKSKVSRKASQPGQEERIPKTVQLQSITHVIQEKGVKMKLTVTDTPGFGDQINNENCWEPIIKYINEQYERYLHEEILITRKRKIPDTRIHACVYFIPPTGHWLRPLDLEFMQRLSKIVNVVPVIAKADTLTLEERAEFKQRIQEDLKTHAISMYPQEDFDQDPDDRALNDRIRQEKIPFAVVGADQEHQVNGKRVLGRKTKWGIIEVENPAHCEFPLLRDLLIRSHLQDLKDVTHNVHYESYRVQRLNESNQPVLSPLDGPPSKGEGGSNL, encoded by the exons ATGGAGCCACCTGCTGTGCCAGAGGAGGAGATGCCCCTCACTGTGGCACCTGGCCCGGCGGGTTGCCAGCTCTTCGGTTACGTGGGAATCGAAGCCGTGCTCGACCAGATGAAAATCAAAACCATGAAGACGGGCTTTGAGTTCAACATCATGGTTGTGG ggcagagcgGGCTGGGGAAGTCAACGATGGTGAACACCCTCTTCAAGTCCAAGGTGAGCCGCAAAGCATCACAGCCTGGCCAGGAGGAACGCATCCCCAAGACCGTGCAGCTGCAGTCCATCACCCATG TCATCCAGGAGAAGGGTGTGAAGATGAAGCTGACGGTGACGGACACACCAGGGTTTGGGGACCAGATCAACAACGAGAACTG CTGGGAACCCATCATCAAATACATCAATGAGCAGTACGAGAGGTACCTACACGAGGAGATCCTCATCACCCGCAAGAGGAAGATCCCAGACACCCGGATCCATGCATGTGTCTACTTCATCCCCCCCACGGGTCACTG GCTGCGCCCACTGGACCTGGAGTTCATGCAGCGGCTCAGTAAGATCGTCAACGTGGTGCCAGTGATCGCCAAAGCTGACACGCTTACCCTGGAAGAACGGGCAGAATTCAAGCAACGG ATCCAGGAGGACCTGAAGACCCACGCCATCAGCATGTACCCGCAGGAGGACTTTGACCAGGACCCAGATGACAGGGCGCTGAATGACAGGATTCGG CAGGAGAAGATCCCCTTTGCCGTGGTGGGGGCGGACCAGGAGCACCAGGTGAATGGCAAGCGGGTGCTGGGCCGCAAGACCAAGTGGGGCATCATTGAAG TGGAGAACCCGGCGCACTGCGAGTTCCCCCTCCTGCGGGACCTGCTGATCCG gtCACACCTGCAGGACCTGAAAGACGTCACCCACAATGTCCATTATGAGAGCTACCGTGTGCAGCGGCTGAACGAGAGCAACCAGCCAGTGCTGAGCCCTCTCGATGGGCCACCCAGCAAGGGCGAGGGTGGCAGCAACCTCTGA